From Mastacembelus armatus chromosome 13, fMasArm1.2, whole genome shotgun sequence, one genomic window encodes:
- the rbp2a gene encoding retinol-binding protein 2a, which yields MPADYNGRWEMVSNENFEEFMKALDIDFATRKIASHLHQTKVIVQNGDKFETKTLSTFRNYEVNFTVGEEFEEHTKGLDNRKVMTLVTWDGDKLLCVQKGEKENRGWKHWIEGDLLHLEITVLDKVCHQVFKRTQ from the exons ATGCCTGCAGACTACAATGGACGCTGGGAGATGGTTAGCAATGAAAACTTTGAGGAATTCATGAAGGCCCTGG ATATTGACTTCGCCACCAGAAAGATAGCGTCCCACCTGCATCAGACAAAGGTGATCGTCCAGAACGGAGACAAATTTGAAACAAAGACCCTGAGCACCTTCAGAAACTACGAGGTCAACTTCACCGTGGGAGAGGAGTTTGAGGAGCACACAAAAGGCCTGGACAACAGGAAGGTCATG ACACTGGTTACCTGGGATGGGGAcaagctgctgtgtgttcagaAGGGGGAGAAGGAAAATCGTGGCTGGAAACACTGGATCGAAGGAGACTTACTACACCTG GAAATCACGGTGCTTGACAAAGTCTGCCACCAAGTATTTAAGAGGACTCAGTAA